The Polyodon spathula isolate WHYD16114869_AA chromosome 45, ASM1765450v1, whole genome shotgun sequence region agggctggatctcatcaatatcagggtctagcgctgtatattataaagacatttcagagggctgtgtctcatcaatatcagggtctagtgctgtatattataaagacatttcagagggctgtgtctcatcaatatcagggtatgttatatattatattataaagacactgcaatataaatcaaaTGAAGAATTtgctataataaaaacacattttcttttctcaCAAAAAGAACCTTTAATTGCAGTTTTAATTTACAGTCGCTAATATAAAGGCGATCTCGGCCACATGCGTCTACAGCAGGCAGCTGAACTGAGGTGTTTAAATGATTTGTATTGTGATGCAAGAACACAGCCAGGGCTCTGagataaagaactacagctcccagcatccctcgccacTGGCCCGCGGTgcagcagaggcatgctgggagctgtagtcctatagccagggctgTCCCGATTCACAATAACCACGGCAACGCAGCTGGAACTGAATAGAAGCTCCTGAGCTCACAGGCTCAGCcagataaaaatatataatatatatatatatatataaaatatctgaaataacaataaaaatatttaaaaattcatAAAATGTAGTTTCTATGGAAAAAAAACCAAGAATGGACCCAGCCCCCAACACTAACCACGCCCCCTCCAGCCCTAACCACGCCCCTATCAACCATAAACACgcccctcaactctaaccacgcCCCCTACATCCTGGCATTCTCATCGACTCACTCTGTCGTCTCATTGGCTGGTGCAGCAGGCTGGTctctaacaagaaaaaaaaaaaaaaaaaacagctttgtgttAATTTCATTGGAATCAGATCcagtttcactgggagtttaataataagatacacctgagcttgttagctagacacactgggggctgatcaagctgggagcagagaaacctggactggatcacactgctgtgcaataggagtctgattcccagccctgtggatctcacagtgaaacctggactggatcacactgctgtgcaataggagtctgattcccagccctgtggatctcacagtgaaacctggactggataacactgctgtgcaataggagtctgattcccagccctgtgcaTCTCACTATTATACTGTATTGATCtctctattatactgtattgatCTCTGTATTGACTGTGTTAGGAGACTGAGGCTTTCTACATTACacactacagctcccagcatccctctcCGTggcccgcgggtgcagaggcatgctgggagctgtagtcctatagccagggctgTCCTGATTCACTGTGTCTCGATGAATCCgcgatgctttctttacatgatctGTCATAATATGATACCCGAAGCagaaagaactacagctcccagcatccctcgccgtggcccgcgggtgcagaggcatgctgggagctatAGTCCCGTAGCCAGGGCTGTGCTCACCCTGTGTAAGGAGGGGGTAGGGCGTCATGCTGACCGGACTTGTTTAAAGCCTCCTGATAGGATGGGAGCCCCGGAGCCCCGGGGGGTTCTGGGATATCGGTCAGAGCTATCGCCTCCCCCGGCCTGTCGGGGTCAGCTGACATCCTGACGGGaatactggagagagagagaggagaggagagaggagagggagagagagagagactcaatattaagagtttagtttcattaaagctaaaacattttctgtatatatttctctatacagtatatctctctatatatatttctgtatatatttctctatacagtatatctctctctatatttctgtgtatatatttctctatacagtatatctctctctctatatttctgtgtatatatttctctctatacagtatatctctctatatatatttctgtatatatttctctatacagtatatctctctctatatttCTGTGTATATATTTCTCTCATGCAGTATATCTCTCTATTTCTGTGTATATATTTCTCTATACAGtatatctctctctatatttCTGTGTATATATTTCTCTCATGCAGTATATCTCTCTATTTCTGTGTATATATTTCTCTCTATACagtatctctctctatatatatttctgtatatatttctctacagtatctctctctatatatttctgtatctctctctatatttctctatacagtatctctctctctctatatttctctatacagtatctctctctatatatttctctatacagtatctctctctctatatatttctctatacagtatatctctctgtctatatttctctatacagtatatctctctctctatatttctctatacagtatctctctctatatatatttctctctacagtatctctctctctctatatttctctctacagtatctctctctctatatatttctCTATATATTTCTCTCTACagtatctctctctatatatatttctctctacagtatctctctctctatacagtatctctctctctatatatatttctctatacagtatctctctctatatatttctctatacagtatctctctctctatatatttctCTCTACAGTATCTCTCTCTACACTATATTTCTCTATACagtatctctctatatatatatctctctacagtatctctctctctatatatttctctctacagtatctctctctatatatatttctctctacagtatctctctctctctatatttctctatacagtatctctctctctatatatatttctctatacagtatctctctctatatatatttctCTCTACAGTATCTATATTTCTCTCtatacagtatctctctctctatatatttctctatacagtatctctctctctatatatttctctctacagtatctctctctctatatatttctctctatatatatatctctctatacagttctctctctctatatatttctctctctatatatatatatatctctctatatatttctctctctctatatatatattttggggaCGGGGGGGCTCACCTGCCTCCTCTCCTGTGGTTCAGCCTCCTTGCTTTACAGCAGTAACAGCAGAGCAGGACTGCAATCACAACAAGAACCACAGAGGAGATCAAACCAGCCACGAGACCACTGATATCAAAGGGGGGTGGAGAGTgagctgaggagagagagagagagagagagagagagagagagagagagagagagagagaggagagagagagagagagagagagagagagagagagagagagagagagagagagagagagagagagagagagagagagagagagagagagagagagagaggagagagatagagagagagagagagagagagagagagagagagagagagagagagagaagataactaattatgataataaataatgattatgcatcaataataataataataataataataataataataataataataataatgtttcttctCTGGTTTCATTCTTACCCTGCACGTATGTTTTCCAAAAGTTTTtctgcaaaaagaaagaaaaaaaactctaatTTACCACTGAAGGAGAAACACTGATAAGGGAGAGGCAGCGTCTGTCAGAGcgtgaagaactacagctcccagcgtgCCTCGCTGTTAGCAGCCGCGCcggggcatgctgggagctgtagttctttatcaCACGCATGTTATTGATTTCAATCGTTCAGCGCAGGCTTTTCTGCAAAGAGGCTTCTGCTCCGAAGGGGGTGTCTCggaccccccccccactcccccgcCCCCCCGAGACTTAGTAGTTCTGGACGAGACGACTGCTCAGCTACAAAGGTTATCTCTGGATCAGCAAGCCAAATGTAAgagacgtctcgtccgaaggatggagcacaaggaggggaAGAGACTTCACAGCAAGCCGGAGGCCTAGCCGGGATTACAACCTCCCGGCAGCGAGCCCCCTTTTTTATAACCATTGAGCCAGTGCAGCGTCGTTCACGCGACGCACTGCACAAGCACTGTGCTACACAGCGGCGACCGATCGcaagactacagctcccagcatgccttcTGCGCAACGAGGGGATGCTGGGAGCTGGAGACGGGTCTCACCGTGGCCTTGTCATCCTCGAAGCACTCACGAGCCTCCTCGTAGGTGCACACCTCCTCCAGGCACTCCCGCTCCAGATTATCAGGGACGATTGCTTCGAAATCCCAGCTGTTATAGAGCAGAGAGCGGCCGAGGAAAGAGACGGCAGCTTTCTCATCTATAAACACtgcaggggagaggagaggagaggagagaacgtgggtcagagagagaggagaggagacagcacgggtc contains the following coding sequences:
- the prrg2 gene encoding transmembrane gamma-carboxyglutamic acid protein 2; amino-acid sequence: MRGVWIPQRACLLMTLLLLLLLACEALGAEADGLFIDEKAAVSFLGRSLLYNSWDFEAIVPDNLERECLEEVCTYEEARECFEDDKATKNFWKTYVQAHSPPPFDISGLVAGLISSVVLVVIAVLLCCYCCKARRLNHRRGGSIPVRMSADPDRPGEAIALTDIPEPPGAPGLPSYQEALNKSGQHDALPPPYTGDQPAAPANETTE